One genomic segment of Amycolatopsis sp. Hca4 includes these proteins:
- a CDS encoding MDR family MFS transporter, giving the protein MTATAEVTPGTAAPPALSRGRVNAVFGAVLLGMLLAALDQTIVGTALPTIVGDLGGAGHLSWVVTSYLLAETVMTVVVGKLGDLFGRKLMFQLSVIVFGIGSFCAGFADSMVWLIVWRAVQGLGGGGLMVTSTALIADVVPLRERGKYQGVLGSVFGVVTVAARCWAASSSTTSPGGGPSTSTSRWSWWCSWWRPRRCRTPRAAVKPVIDYAGILLIGLAATGLTLVTSWGGTQYAWGSPTIVGMAVGSVVLLAAFVFVELRAKEPMLPMRLFRNPVFTVGGIMSFVVGFAMLGALSYLPTYMQYVQGTSATTSGVRLLPMVLALLVASIAAGNAVSRTGRYKIFPLAGAAGMTIGLYLLSRLDTGTGFWEASAYMAVLGLGIGLGMQVLTIAVQNTVDYADLGVATSGVTFLRSIGSSFGAAIFGTVYANQLTPKLAAIPVPPGVDPRALQVPTALHALPESVSAPRDPRVQRLAARRVPRGGAGRPGGAGAGLLPEGGPAARHGPRGGPGPRRRLRDAGSPHR; this is encoded by the coding sequence ATGACGGCCACCGCGGAAGTCACGCCCGGCACCGCGGCGCCGCCCGCGCTGAGCCGCGGCCGGGTCAACGCCGTGTTCGGCGCCGTGCTGCTGGGGATGCTGCTGGCGGCGCTGGACCAGACCATCGTCGGCACCGCGCTGCCCACCATCGTCGGCGACCTCGGCGGCGCCGGGCACCTGTCCTGGGTGGTGACGTCCTACCTGCTGGCCGAGACCGTCATGACGGTGGTCGTCGGCAAGCTCGGCGACCTGTTCGGCCGCAAGCTGATGTTCCAGCTGTCGGTCATCGTGTTCGGCATCGGCTCGTTCTGCGCCGGGTTCGCCGACAGCATGGTCTGGCTGATCGTCTGGCGCGCGGTGCAGGGCCTGGGCGGCGGCGGGCTGATGGTCACCTCGACCGCGCTGATCGCCGACGTCGTCCCGCTGCGCGAGCGCGGCAAGTACCAGGGTGTGCTCGGTTCGGTGTTCGGCGTGGTGACCGTCGCGGCCCGATGCTGGGCGGCTTCTTCGTCGACCACCTCTCCTGGCGGTGGGCCTTCTACGTCAACATCCCGCTGGTCGTGGTGGTGCTCGTGGTGGCGTCCTCGGCGATGCCGAACGCCCCGCGCCGCGGTCAAGCCGGTCATCGACTACGCCGGCATCCTGCTGATCGGCCTCGCCGCGACCGGCCTGACCCTGGTGACGAGCTGGGGCGGCACGCAGTACGCGTGGGGCTCGCCGACCATCGTCGGGATGGCGGTCGGCTCGGTGGTGCTGCTGGCCGCGTTCGTCTTCGTGGAGCTGCGGGCCAAGGAGCCGATGCTGCCGATGCGGCTGTTCCGCAACCCGGTGTTCACCGTCGGCGGGATCATGAGCTTCGTCGTCGGCTTCGCGATGCTCGGCGCGCTGTCCTACCTGCCGACGTACATGCAGTACGTCCAGGGCACGTCGGCGACGACGTCCGGGGTCCGGCTGCTGCCGATGGTGCTGGCCCTGCTCGTCGCGTCGATCGCCGCGGGCAACGCGGTGAGCCGCACCGGGCGGTACAAGATCTTCCCGCTGGCCGGCGCGGCGGGCATGACGATCGGGCTGTACCTGCTTTCGCGGCTGGACACCGGCACCGGGTTCTGGGAGGCGTCGGCGTACATGGCCGTGCTGGGCCTGGGCATCGGGCTCGGGATGCAGGTGCTGACGATCGCGGTGCAGAACACGGTCGACTACGCCGACCTGGGCGTCGCGACCTCGGGGGTGACGTTCCTGCGCTCGATCGGCAGCTCGTTCGGCGCGGCGATCTTCGGCACGGTGTACGCCAACCAGCTGACGCCGAAGCTGGCCGCGATCCCGGTGCCGCCGGGCGTGGATCCCCGGGCGCTGCAGGTGCCCACGGCGCTGCACGCGCTGCCGGAGTCGGTGTCGGCCCCCCGTGATCCGCGCGTACAGCGACTCGCTGCACGTCGTGTTCCTCGCGGCGGCGCCGGTCGGCCTGGTGGCGCTGGTGCTGGCCTTCTTCCTGAAGGAGGTCCCGCTGCGCGACACGGCCCGCGCGGCGGCCCCGGACCTCGGCGACGGCTTCGCGATGCCGGAAGCCCGCACCGGTGA
- a CDS encoding alpha/beta fold hydrolase → MSRVRAGELDVHVQRLTPAEPPDGDAPIVVCVHGLLTDSLASYYFTLGPAFAERGLDVLMYDLRGHGRTTRPASGYHLERFVDDLVAVLDACDVTRPVHVVGNSFGASVALGLAAARPDRVASVVVLEGEPPTEEWTRHMADGLADAKTRLASDEVIGWIAENHGAHTARLSKAANRILQTTTIAEDIPRSATIAADLSAIRCPVFAVFGGDSGLAAQVPHFETHLPGCRCVVLPDQGHSVLVERTAEVIELISGWVRDTARTQARVR, encoded by the coding sequence GTGAGCCGCGTTCGCGCGGGCGAGCTGGACGTGCACGTCCAGCGGCTGACGCCGGCGGAGCCGCCGGACGGGGACGCGCCGATCGTGGTGTGCGTCCACGGCCTGCTCACCGACAGCCTGGCCAGCTACTACTTCACCCTCGGCCCGGCCTTCGCCGAGCGCGGGCTCGACGTGCTGATGTACGACCTGCGCGGGCACGGCCGCACGACTCGCCCGGCCTCCGGGTACCACCTGGAGCGGTTCGTCGACGACCTCGTCGCGGTCCTCGACGCCTGTGACGTCACCCGGCCGGTGCACGTCGTCGGCAACTCCTTCGGTGCCTCGGTCGCGCTCGGGCTGGCCGCCGCCCGGCCCGACCGGGTGGCCAGCGTCGTCGTGCTGGAGGGCGAACCGCCGACCGAGGAGTGGACCCGGCACATGGCCGACGGGCTCGCCGACGCCAAGACCCGGCTGGCGAGCGACGAGGTGATCGGCTGGATCGCCGAGAACCACGGCGCGCACACCGCACGGCTGTCCAAGGCCGCGAACCGGATCCTGCAGACCACGACGATCGCCGAGGACATCCCGCGCAGCGCGACCATCGCGGCCGACCTCTCGGCGATCCGCTGCCCGGTGTTCGCCGTCTTCGGCGGCGACTCCGGCCTGGCGGCCCAGGTGCCGCACTTCGAGACGCACCTGCCGGGCTGCCGCTGTGTGGTGCTGCCCGACCAGGGGCATTCGGTACTGGTCGAGCGGACCGCCGAGGTCATCGAGCTGATCTCCGGCTGGGTCCGCGACACCGCGCGCACGCAGGCCAGGGTGCGGTAG
- a CDS encoding thiolase family protein, with product MTNAVIVDAVRTPIGKGKPNGALAGVHPVDLHAHALRALVERTGVDPARIDDVISGAVGQIGEQSMNTARWAALAAGLPESVPAVTVDRQCGSSQQAVHFAAQGVIAGAYDVVIASGVESMSRVPMGSQVAGRDPFGPQVAARYPEGLVPQGISAELIAAKWGFTRQQLDEFAAESHQRAAKAWADGKFAAEVAPIKAPGADGTLREITTDETVRPGTTPEILAGLKPAFRAEIWEQRFPNLGWHITAGNSSPINDGAAALLITSAETAAASGLKPRARIHSFAVTGDDPLLMLTGIIPATRKVLQKAGLKITDIDAFEVNEAFTSVVLAWQKETGADPTKVNINGGATALGHPLGASGARLATTLLSVLEQTGGRYGLQTMCEAGGLANATIIERLN from the coding sequence ATGACGAACGCGGTGATCGTCGACGCGGTACGAACCCCGATCGGCAAGGGCAAGCCGAACGGCGCCCTCGCCGGGGTGCACCCGGTGGACCTGCACGCCCACGCCCTGCGCGCCCTGGTCGAGCGAACCGGGGTGGACCCGGCCCGCATCGACGACGTGATCAGCGGAGCCGTGGGCCAGATCGGCGAGCAGAGCATGAACACGGCACGCTGGGCCGCACTGGCGGCCGGCCTGCCGGAGTCGGTTCCCGCGGTGACGGTCGACCGCCAGTGCGGCAGCAGCCAGCAGGCCGTCCACTTCGCCGCCCAGGGGGTGATCGCGGGCGCGTACGACGTGGTGATCGCCTCGGGGGTCGAGTCGATGAGCAGGGTGCCGATGGGCAGCCAGGTGGCCGGCCGCGACCCGTTCGGCCCCCAGGTGGCGGCGCGCTACCCGGAGGGCTTGGTGCCGCAGGGCATCAGCGCGGAGCTGATCGCCGCGAAGTGGGGCTTCACCCGGCAGCAGCTGGACGAGTTCGCGGCGGAGAGCCACCAGCGCGCGGCCAAGGCCTGGGCGGACGGCAAGTTCGCCGCAGAAGTGGCACCGATCAAGGCCCCCGGCGCCGACGGAACCCTCCGGGAGATCACGACGGACGAGACGGTCCGCCCGGGAACGACCCCGGAGATCCTCGCCGGCTTGAAGCCGGCGTTCCGCGCGGAAATCTGGGAGCAGCGCTTCCCGAACCTGGGCTGGCACATCACGGCGGGCAACTCTTCACCGATCAACGACGGAGCAGCAGCGCTCCTGATCACCAGCGCCGAGACGGCGGCAGCGTCGGGCTTGAAGCCCCGAGCCCGAATCCACAGTTTCGCGGTAACGGGCGACGACCCCCTGCTGATGCTGACGGGCATCATTCCAGCCACCCGCAAGGTCCTGCAGAAAGCGGGCCTGAAGATAACGGACATCGACGCATTCGAGGTCAACGAGGCATTCACCAGCGTGGTACTGGCCTGGCAGAAGGAAACAGGCGCAGACCCGACCAAAGTGAACATCAACGGAGGAGCAACAGCACTGGGCCACCCCCTGGGAGCAAGTGGAGCACGCCTGGCAACAACATTGCTGTCGGTCCTGGAGCAAACAGGAGGCCGCTACGGCCTCCAGACAATGTGCGAGGCCGGAGGCCTGGCCAACGCAACAATCATCGAACGCCTGAACTGA
- a CDS encoding acyl carrier protein produces the protein MSIETTAANEVTVLAQLSGMLRELLEEYGLDDAEITMETTFHDDLELESVDLVALSGQLREQYGDRVNFATFIAERDLDEIIALTVGELVRYIVASLRETA, from the coding sequence ATGAGCATCGAGACCACGGCCGCGAACGAGGTGACCGTGCTCGCCCAGCTGAGCGGCATGCTGCGGGAGCTGCTCGAAGAGTACGGGCTGGACGACGCCGAGATCACCATGGAGACGACGTTCCACGATGACCTCGAACTGGAGAGCGTGGATCTGGTGGCGCTGTCCGGGCAGCTGCGCGAGCAGTACGGCGACCGCGTCAACTTCGCGACCTTCATCGCCGAACGCGACCTCGACGAGATCATCGCGCTGACCGTCGGCGAGCTCGTCCGCTACATCGTCGCCTCCCTGCGGGAGACGGCGTGA
- a CDS encoding N-acetyltransferase, with translation MTVSRCTSEDVPELVRSAAGLFAEDAGRHDPRMDLGWPAREGTAYYAKLVDDPDCLCLLGGGGHLVGRIRPPDPLRPGTVTAVLESMRVGPEHRRSGIGGELVTAFLAWSAEKGADEVTVRAYAANEPAIAFYRAQGFEPFELTLRHRNGWLSTVDAGY, from the coding sequence ATGACTGTTTCCCGCTGCACTTCCGAAGACGTTCCCGAACTCGTGCGGTCGGCCGCCGGGCTGTTCGCCGAAGACGCCGGGCGCCACGACCCCCGCATGGACCTCGGCTGGCCGGCGCGCGAAGGCACGGCCTACTACGCGAAGCTCGTCGACGATCCGGACTGCCTGTGCCTGCTGGGCGGCGGCGGGCACTTGGTCGGCCGGATACGGCCGCCGGACCCGTTACGGCCCGGCACGGTGACCGCAGTGCTGGAGAGCATGCGCGTGGGCCCGGAGCACCGCCGCTCGGGGATCGGCGGCGAGCTGGTCACGGCGTTTCTCGCGTGGTCGGCGGAAAAGGGCGCGGACGAGGTCACCGTCCGGGCCTATGCCGCCAACGAACCCGCCATCGCCTTCTACCGCGCGCAGGGGTTCGAGCCGTTCGAACTGACCCTGCGTCACCGGAACGGGTGGCTATCCACAGTGGACGCCGGCTACTAG
- the ligD gene encoding non-homologous end-joining DNA ligase — translation MAVKAVELEVGPHTVRISNPDRVYFPARGETKLDLVNYYLSVGDGIVNALRERPCMLHRFPSGVAGEKVHQKRVPNGAPPWLETVRVTFPRYNRHADELCVTELAHVAWAVQMSTVEFHPWNSRRADTERPDEWRIDLDPMPDCGYDRVRRVAHVAHEILDELGAVGWPKTSGGRGLHIYVRISPEWGFSDVRRAALAFAHEVERRAPDDVTTTWWRKDRDPRLLFVDYNQNARDHTIASAYSVRGNPEGTVSTPIRWEEIDDAEPGDFTIATVPARFAEVGDLHAGIDKAVFSLEPLLEWADRDGVEEPPGAD, via the coding sequence ATGGCGGTCAAGGCTGTGGAGCTCGAAGTCGGCCCGCACACCGTGCGGATCTCGAACCCGGACCGGGTCTACTTCCCGGCCCGGGGCGAGACGAAGCTCGACCTGGTCAACTACTACCTCTCGGTGGGGGACGGCATCGTCAACGCTCTCCGGGAGCGGCCCTGCATGCTGCACCGGTTCCCGTCCGGGGTGGCCGGGGAGAAGGTGCACCAGAAGCGGGTGCCGAACGGGGCTCCGCCGTGGCTGGAGACCGTCCGGGTCACCTTTCCGCGGTACAACCGGCACGCTGATGAGCTTTGTGTCACCGAGCTTGCGCACGTGGCCTGGGCGGTGCAGATGTCCACAGTGGAGTTCCATCCGTGGAACTCGCGGCGGGCCGATACCGAAAGGCCTGACGAGTGGCGGATCGATCTCGATCCGATGCCCGACTGCGGGTACGACCGGGTTCGGCGGGTTGCGCACGTTGCGCACGAGATTCTCGACGAGCTCGGTGCGGTGGGGTGGCCGAAGACTTCGGGTGGGCGGGGGTTGCACATCTACGTGCGGATTTCGCCTGAGTGGGGGTTCTCCGACGTTCGTCGGGCGGCGCTGGCCTTCGCGCACGAAGTCGAACGGCGGGCTCCTGATGACGTGACCACCACCTGGTGGCGGAAGGACCGGGATCCTCGGCTGCTCTTCGTCGACTACAACCAGAACGCCCGGGATCACACCATTGCCAGTGCCTACTCGGTCCGGGGGAATCCTGAAGGGACTGTCTCCACGCCGATTCGGTGGGAAGAGATCGATGATGCCGAGCCGGGGGACTTCACCATTGCCACCGTTCCGGCGCGGTTTGCCGAGGTGGGGGATCTTCACGCTGGGATCGACAAGGCTGTTTTCTCGCTGGAGCCGTTGCTCGAGTGGGCTGATCGGGACGGTGTCGAAGAACCTCCCGGTGCCGATTGA
- a CDS encoding discoidin domain-containing protein, translating to MRTKRVLSPAAAFAALSLLLATPAAPASAAPAAAPAVRPAAQAAAATYTASSQLAGYPASNVGDGNQDSYWESTNNQFPQWVQADLGTPTDVAQLVLKLPAANWGARTETFSVQGSTDGTTFTDLKPSAGYVFDPAKANTVTVDVSGKPRYVRLNVSANTGWPAAQLSEFEVHGPAGGDTQPPSAPGNLAYTQPAGGQIRLTWSASTDNTGVAGYDVYANGQLRGSVGGTVLTYTDSQPDGATVSYFVRAKDAAGNQSAASNTVTRAGTQAGTNLALGKPITASSTEWTYVAANANDDSLTTYWEGGGGTYPNLLTVALGANADLNQVVVKLNPDPAWGPRTQTIAVEGREQSASAFTTLAAAQTYSFSPATGNTVTIPLGGRAADVRLRVTANSGAGGGQAAEFQVFGVPAPNPDLTISGVSWSPQNPVETDAITASATVRNAGTAASGATNVNLYLGTTKVGTANVGALAAGASTTVSANIGTRDAGSYQLTAKVDEANAVIEQNEANNSFTSSTALVVSPVQSSDLVAATAWSPGNPSAGNTVTFTTTLRNQGTVASAGGAHGVTVTISDQSGTVVKTLTGSYTGAIAAGATAAPVTVGTWTAANGRYTVKTVVANDANELPVKQGNNTGTQALFVGRGANMPYDMYEAEDGVLAGGAGVVGPNRTIGDLAGEASGRKAVTLNSTGSSVEFTTRAATNTLVTRFSIPDSAGGGGINATLNVYVDGTFLKAIDLTSHYAWLYGAETGPGNSPGTGPRHIYDEASTLLGTTVPAGHRIKLQKDAANSTNYAIDFVNFEQATAVGNPDPAHFATPAGFTQQDVQAALDKVRQDATLTGVYLPAGDYALSSKLNVYGKAVTVTGAGPWFTKFSAPSGQENTDIGIDVQSSANGSTFSGFAVFGNYTSRIDGPGKVFNLTNVANLMIDNIWVEHQVVMVWGTNVDNTTIKNSRIRDTFADGVNLTNGSTGNHVTNIEARSTGDDSFALFAATDINAGNQYDNVFENLTALTPWRAAGLAVYGGYNNTFRNLYIADTLTYSAITISSLDFGYPFLGFGPQPTTVQNASLVRDGGHFWGQQTFPAIWLFSASKEFRGIRVSDVDIQSPTYSGIMFQTKYDGTTPEHPVEDTVLTNVSITGAHRSGDAFDAKSGIGIWANELPEPGQGPAVGSATFTGLTLADNAEDIRNRTTTFTINRT from the coding sequence ATGAGAACGAAGCGAGTGTTGTCACCCGCGGCTGCCTTCGCCGCCCTGTCCCTGCTCCTGGCCACGCCCGCCGCGCCGGCGAGCGCGGCCCCGGCCGCCGCTCCCGCCGTCCGGCCTGCGGCGCAGGCCGCCGCCGCGACCTACACCGCCAGCAGCCAGCTCGCCGGCTATCCCGCGTCGAACGTCGGCGACGGGAACCAGGACAGCTACTGGGAAAGCACGAACAACCAGTTCCCGCAGTGGGTCCAGGCCGACCTCGGCACGCCGACCGACGTGGCGCAGCTCGTGCTCAAGCTGCCGGCCGCGAATTGGGGTGCCCGTACCGAGACCTTCAGCGTCCAGGGCAGCACCGACGGGACCACCTTCACCGACCTCAAGCCCTCGGCCGGGTACGTGTTCGACCCGGCCAAGGCCAACACCGTGACCGTCGACGTCAGCGGCAAGCCCCGGTACGTCCGGCTGAACGTCTCGGCGAACACCGGCTGGCCCGCCGCCCAGCTGTCGGAGTTCGAGGTGCACGGCCCGGCCGGCGGGGACACCCAGCCGCCGTCCGCGCCCGGCAACCTCGCCTACACCCAGCCGGCCGGCGGTCAGATCCGGCTGACGTGGTCGGCGTCGACCGACAACACCGGCGTCGCCGGCTACGACGTCTACGCGAACGGCCAGCTCCGCGGCAGCGTCGGCGGGACCGTCCTGACCTACACCGACAGCCAGCCCGACGGTGCGACCGTCTCGTACTTCGTCCGCGCGAAGGACGCCGCGGGCAACCAGTCGGCCGCGAGCAACACCGTGACCCGCGCCGGCACCCAGGCCGGGACGAACCTCGCGCTGGGCAAGCCGATCACGGCGTCCTCGACCGAGTGGACGTACGTGGCCGCCAACGCCAACGACGACTCGCTGACGACGTACTGGGAGGGCGGCGGTGGGACGTACCCCAACCTCCTGACCGTCGCGCTCGGGGCGAACGCCGACCTGAACCAGGTCGTGGTCAAGCTCAACCCCGACCCGGCGTGGGGGCCGCGGACCCAGACGATCGCGGTCGAAGGCCGTGAGCAGAGCGCGTCCGCCTTCACCACCCTGGCCGCCGCCCAGACCTACAGCTTCAGCCCCGCGACCGGCAACACCGTGACGATCCCGCTCGGCGGCCGGGCCGCCGACGTGCGCCTGCGCGTCACCGCCAACTCCGGCGCGGGCGGCGGGCAGGCCGCGGAGTTCCAGGTCTTCGGCGTCCCCGCGCCGAATCCCGACCTGACCATCTCCGGCGTGTCCTGGTCGCCGCAGAACCCGGTGGAGACCGATGCGATCACCGCGTCGGCGACCGTCCGCAACGCCGGGACGGCCGCCTCCGGGGCGACGAACGTCAACCTCTACCTGGGGACGACCAAGGTCGGCACGGCGAACGTCGGTGCGCTGGCCGCCGGTGCGTCGACGACCGTGTCGGCGAACATCGGCACCCGGGACGCCGGCAGCTACCAGCTGACGGCGAAGGTCGACGAGGCCAACGCCGTCATCGAGCAGAACGAGGCCAACAACTCCTTCACGAGTTCGACGGCGCTGGTCGTCAGTCCGGTGCAGAGCTCCGACCTGGTCGCCGCGACGGCGTGGTCGCCTGGCAACCCGTCCGCGGGCAACACCGTCACCTTCACCACCACCCTGCGCAACCAGGGGACCGTGGCCAGTGCGGGCGGGGCCCACGGCGTCACGGTGACGATCTCCGACCAGAGCGGCACCGTCGTCAAGACGCTGACCGGCAGCTACACCGGGGCCATCGCCGCCGGCGCGACCGCCGCGCCGGTGACCGTCGGCACCTGGACCGCGGCCAACGGCCGGTACACGGTCAAGACCGTGGTGGCGAACGACGCCAACGAACTGCCCGTCAAGCAGGGCAACAACACCGGCACGCAGGCGCTCTTCGTCGGCCGTGGCGCGAACATGCCCTACGACATGTACGAGGCCGAGGACGGCGTGCTCGCCGGCGGCGCGGGCGTGGTCGGCCCGAACCGCACGATCGGTGACCTCGCGGGTGAGGCATCGGGCCGCAAGGCCGTCACGCTCAACTCGACCGGCTCGTCCGTGGAGTTCACCACCCGCGCGGCGACCAACACCCTCGTCACCCGGTTCTCCATCCCGGACAGCGCGGGCGGCGGCGGGATCAACGCGACCCTCAACGTCTACGTCGACGGCACCTTCCTCAAGGCCATCGACCTGACGTCGCACTACGCGTGGCTCTACGGCGCCGAAACCGGCCCGGGCAACTCGCCGGGCACCGGACCGCGGCACATCTACGACGAGGCGAGCACGCTGCTCGGCACGACCGTGCCCGCCGGCCACCGGATCAAGCTGCAGAAGGACGCCGCCAACAGCACGAACTACGCGATCGACTTCGTCAACTTCGAGCAGGCCACCGCGGTCGGCAACCCGGACCCGGCGCACTTCGCGACGCCGGCCGGGTTCACCCAGCAGGACGTGCAGGCCGCCCTCGACAAGGTCCGGCAGGACGCCACGCTCACCGGCGTCTACCTGCCGGCCGGGGACTACGCGCTGTCGAGCAAGCTGAACGTCTACGGCAAGGCCGTCACGGTCACCGGCGCCGGGCCGTGGTTCACGAAGTTCTCCGCGCCCTCGGGCCAGGAGAACACCGACATCGGCATCGACGTCCAGTCGAGCGCCAACGGCTCGACGTTCAGCGGGTTCGCGGTGTTCGGGAACTACACCTCCCGCATCGACGGCCCCGGCAAGGTGTTCAACCTGACCAACGTGGCGAACCTGATGATCGACAACATCTGGGTCGAGCACCAGGTGGTCATGGTCTGGGGCACCAACGTGGACAACACCACGATCAAGAACTCCCGGATCCGCGACACCTTCGCCGACGGCGTCAACCTCACGAACGGGAGCACCGGCAACCACGTCACCAACATCGAAGCCCGGTCCACCGGTGACGACAGCTTCGCGCTGTTCGCCGCCACGGACATCAACGCGGGCAACCAGTACGACAACGTGTTCGAGAACCTGACCGCGCTCACCCCGTGGCGCGCGGCCGGGCTGGCGGTGTACGGCGGGTACAACAACACCTTCCGGAACCTCTACATCGCGGACACGCTGACCTACTCGGCGATCACGATCAGCTCGCTCGACTTCGGCTACCCGTTCCTCGGGTTCGGGCCGCAGCCGACGACGGTCCAGAACGCCTCGCTGGTCCGGGACGGCGGCCACTTCTGGGGCCAGCAGACGTTCCCGGCGATCTGGCTGTTCTCCGCGTCCAAGGAGTTCCGCGGCATCCGGGTGTCCGACGTGGACATCCAGAGCCCGACCTACAGCGGCATCATGTTCCAGACCAAGTACGACGGCACCACGCCGGAGCACCCGGTCGAGGACACCGTGCTGACGAACGTGTCGATCACCGGCGCCCACCGCAGCGGGGACGCCTTCGACGCCAAGTCCGGGATCGGGATCTGGGCCAACGAGCTGCCGGAACCGGGCCAGGGCCCGGCCGTCGGCTCGGCGACCTTCACCGGGCTCACCCTGGCCGACAACGCCGAGGACATCCGCAACCGCACCACCACGTTCACCATCAACCGCACCTGA
- a CDS encoding helix-turn-helix domain-containing protein produces the protein MVRRGRECSVAEALEVVGERWSLLALREIMLGERRFNQIAENTGASRDILAARLRKLVDAGVLEKVQYEAHPPRHEYHPTEAGRALQPILLGLMAWGDKYVHQGEPPTLWRHACGEVLEPATVCAHCGGPVNAPGTHAIRLGAVHA, from the coding sequence ATGGTCCGGCGTGGTCGTGAGTGCTCGGTCGCCGAGGCGCTCGAGGTCGTCGGGGAGCGGTGGAGCCTGCTCGCGCTGCGGGAGATCATGCTGGGGGAGCGGCGGTTCAACCAGATCGCCGAGAACACCGGGGCCAGCCGGGACATCCTGGCCGCGCGGCTGCGCAAGCTCGTCGACGCCGGAGTGCTGGAGAAGGTCCAGTACGAGGCTCACCCGCCGCGCCACGAGTACCACCCCACCGAAGCCGGGCGGGCCCTGCAGCCGATCCTGCTCGGCCTGATGGCCTGGGGTGACAAGTACGTCCACCAGGGCGAACCGCCCACGCTCTGGCGGCACGCCTGCGGCGAGGTGCTCGAGCCGGCCACCGTCTGCGCTCACTGCGGTGGTCCCGTGAACGCTCCCGGCACCCACGCGATCCGGCTCGGTGCCGTGCACGCCTGA
- a CDS encoding PHP domain-containing protein → MSLPTDGHVHTEWSWDTVTGSMIGSCRRAIDLGLPSLAFTEHADLTPWLLPAAIRPQLPDHFRGYLRPDGVLEPPELDVPGYLACIEECRSRFPGLRILSGVELSEPHWHRPRADALLAAHDFDRVLGSVHSLSEGGHHHELTVITDRPPGDLLRAYLGEVLGLVESTADFAVLTHIDYALRSWPAEGPPFVVADFEEEFRTVLRALGESGRALEVNTQVPLPGEVVRWWFEAGGETVAFGSDAHDPALVGRGFEDAAALVESCGFRPGRTPHDFWRR, encoded by the coding sequence GTGAGCCTGCCGACGGACGGTCACGTCCACACGGAGTGGTCCTGGGACACGGTCACCGGATCGATGATCGGCTCGTGCCGGCGGGCGATCGACCTCGGCCTCCCCTCGCTGGCGTTCACCGAGCACGCGGACCTGACGCCCTGGCTGCTCCCCGCCGCGATCCGGCCGCAGCTCCCGGACCACTTCCGCGGGTACCTGCGCCCGGACGGCGTGCTGGAGCCACCGGAGCTGGACGTGCCGGGCTACCTGGCGTGCATCGAGGAGTGCCGCTCGCGGTTCCCCGGCCTGCGGATCCTCTCGGGCGTGGAACTGAGCGAGCCGCACTGGCACCGCCCCCGCGCCGACGCGCTGCTGGCGGCCCACGACTTCGACCGCGTGCTCGGCTCGGTGCACTCCCTCTCCGAAGGCGGCCACCACCACGAGCTGACGGTGATCACCGACCGCCCGCCGGGCGACCTGCTGCGCGCCTACCTCGGCGAGGTCCTGGGCCTGGTGGAGTCGACGGCGGACTTCGCGGTCCTCACCCACATCGACTACGCGCTGCGCTCGTGGCCGGCCGAAGGGCCCCCGTTCGTGGTGGCCGACTTCGAGGAGGAGTTCCGCACGGTCCTGCGGGCGCTCGGGGAGAGTGGGCGCGCACTGGAGGTGAACACGCAGGTGCCGTTGCCCGGCGAGGTGGTCCGCTGGTGGTTCGAGGCGGGCGGCGAAACGGTGGCCTTCGGCAGCGACGCCCACGACCCGGCCCTGGTCGGCCGCGGCTTCGAGGACGCCGCGGCCCTGGTGGAGTCCTGCGGCTTCCGGCCCGGCCGCACCCCCCACGACTTCTGGCGCCGCTGA